TAACAGCTATATCGCATATCCATGTTGATGCTTCTAGCCTACCACAAGCAATCACATAGAAATTAGTTTAACACTACTTCAGAACTTCTGAGCTGTCACCTCCAAAGGGAAGATTCTCACCTCCTTCATACCGTTACCACAGAATATCTTCTCCTACTTTTATCTTTGAATTGACAAGCGAGTTAGTTGATTATATTCTAATACTTAAAATATGCATAAAACCTATTGCATGTACCAAAGATGAACTTGAATGGGATTGAGAAGGATAGTTACTGTACAACCAATAGAAAGGGCCTAAAATGGATAGACAAAGTTTATGGCCAACACCAATTCGAAGTGGTGCTTGACTGTATTATGGAGGAGGACAATGTAAATAGCAATAGTAGACACAATGACAAATGTTGACAGCATGTTTGATAAGTATTTTGCTTGCATTAAGCTAAAATTTTTGGACTTCACTCATTTCCTTTTAATATGAAACTAAATTTAAGAACTTTACTATTGCGCACTCTTAAATTTATCTATTATCAAACTTTGATATAGTTACAATTATTTAACATGATTCGGGGAATATGTTGTTTATAGTGACTTTTAAAGTGTTCTAATATATATCAAGCTACCAATAACCATATATTAAAATTGTCTTGATATATTTTAAGATGTTTCAATTCATAAATGCCCCTTTCTATAATTAATAATGTCATTATGATAGTTCCctaattttggttcataaatttatttttgaaaaattaaattaaaatcatggGTCAATGTAcacctcaaaagaaaaaaaaaagacaattacAAGTTATCCaacttcaaatctaattaactaTTTTAATTTGTAATAAAATTTCCCATTGTATTATCTTATTAATATCAATTTCTAAGACATTAAGTTGTTTCTGGCTCAAAGAAAAAGTCTTTCATAAGTAACAGCATACAAGTTGCATCCATCATGGCATAGAGTTCCATGGATTCATGGATCAAAGGCTCATAAGCCATAGTTAACAATGTGAATGGAGCACCTAAAAAAGTAAAATGTCCAAAAGACTACATTAACCAAAATGATAACAATAGCTCTTAATTTCAGATATTACTTGATTGAGATCTGTCTTAGCTATTAAATCTCCATCTATTTGTTTTCGATGTCAAGTGCCTGGTCCGTAGTAGTTGGAATTTTCTATCTAGAGTAATACACCCACTTCAACATCTTCCTTCCTAGAATCTTGAACCTGCACCTACTTCCTAAGCACTTCCTTGCAAAAAGTGTTTCTAAAATATTCACTTCTCTGCACCCATACCTACATTCCACTCCTAAACTCGCTTCGAATTCTAGCAACTAACATCTAGTCTCCAACATGTTAATTAGTCATCAAATCAATAATTCCATGCCACAAGACAAGAGGTTTGTACAAACCAAGGTCGTTGAAATGAGGAAAAACTAGTTCACCTTCCATGTGTAAATTGGAAAACCTATTGGCAATCCAATTTCTTTGATTGCATTAACTTTCCagttttatcatacagctaactAGCTGTGAGCAAACAGATATATGTATTTGAAAGATATGCTAGTCCAAAGTATATCATTTGATATGCTAATCAACTGTTTACCTGTATAGCATAAACCACTCCATTAATTGTATAGAAAGTTGGCCTAAGCCCATCAGTCGACACGGCACGTGCCTGAACACATTCCAATTCAGAAAAAGGAACTGAGTAGGCATCCGAAATCATTTTAAGCAAAAAGAAACTAAACAAAGAATCCATGATCAGTCAAGATAATCAAAAATGAGCAAGGATGGTTCATCAAATTGAGAAATATCCGACCTGATAATATATTTCAGCCCAGAAGAGTACCAACAGGGCATAGGTTGTGAAGAATGCAAGACCAGGAAAATCAAGAAGAACATGTTGAAAGATCTGAAATGcaacaatattataataatggCTTGGAAATATTTGGTTCAAATGCTCTGGAACCAGCACATAGTTAAAGTTCATCAAACCTCAGGCTTTATCTGCTGCACATTCCGacgaaaagcaaaaataaccgaTCGGACTGCAATTGACCGATATAACAGCAGTGTCAACCATAAGCAAAGAAAAATATCCCCAGTGTTGTTTATGGAAAACATGTATTGAAGGATACAAACCGCCATTCACCAAGAAATTCAAGAAATGGAAGACCTTTTGCGTCGTCCAACCATACTCTGGTACTCTACATTCAATTCTAACCAATTGTATCTGCAAGGCACAAAATTTCAGCATCCAAAAGCATAATTTTTAATGGAATTTTCAAGCCTAGGAAAATGAAAGGCCAGTTTTCAGTTTTCACTTTGTCGCAGAAATCGTGAACTTAATAACCCAGAGGAGGAAAAGTgttctcattaaaaaaaaacatgtttcATGGAAACCCTAAAATTTCCAAGTTTTTCTAAGAAGATTCTTTGAGTGCAAGCATTGAGCACGCTAACCCTAGGTTTCTAGTTTTCTgaacatgaaaagaataatcTTTTCAAAAACTGAGGCTTCGAATTAGAAACCCTAGCAATCTGAAAATCGAGGAACAAACAAACCAAACGATCGAATCGAATAACGACAAAGGGAAAGGTAGAGATCCAACCAGAGCCACGGCTCCAACGAATCCAAAGAGGCCCGCTAGTGTATGGTAGATCCGGTCCTGCCACAAAGGCGAGTTGTTCACCTCGTCCCACCAATTCGCCGCGCTCGTAAGCGCCACCGCCGCCACATTCGGCACCACCGACGAGGCCATCGGACCCCGCTGGAACTCCCCCCaatatttgaaattcgaattccCAGTGGCCGGTCCCTAAAAATTCTCGGATCCGAGAAGCTGGAGAGCCGGAGATTGGAGAAATCCAGGAGAccgatagaaagaaaaaaaaaggaccgAGGAAGGGAAAGGCGAGACGAAACCCGAAAAAAGACGAGAGGGCTGGGTTAAAACTTCAAAAACGGCCTCGGTTTGGATTGTTGTAGCCGATGGGCTGCTTCTAGCTCGTGCGGGAAACGGCCAGATGAGTCGGACAGCCGGCAATAGCCGGTGGGTTGGCTAGGGTAGACCGACACGTGGGAGTCTCGGCAGGGAACAGCTCATTCGATCGAGGTCCAGATTGGCGGACGGCTATGATGCAATCCCACGTTGCCGTAATAATTATGCCACGTTGGAGTAGGGCAGCCCACGGCCGACTAGAACTATCCTACGCTACCTGGGAGGCCCATCAAATTATGAGCTGGGCAATTTAGAATCCAATTTAGCTTTGGATGATGACCATCATAGCATGCTGGGGTTGGGTCAAATCAGagatttttttggtaaataataggaggggagggggagggaccagcccacccgcgtagcagccccattactgagccccccttccactagggaatgttcgatacaggtcgcagatttcgcgtgccttcccctacccgtgggctcaccccactgggttcaccgcctcacgtgtgggtacgtcatcccagtgccaccttggtacaagtggaaggaaagcataaccgccaacaagccagccgggcgtggggcatccggtcccccaAGAGATTCACCGGATAAATAAACTACAAAGTCATCAAATTTTACCGCCAAATAAACcccgggaaaaaaaaaaaattaataggtGCTACAAGAAGTCTTCACATACCAAGTTCATTAAATATTTCTAACCACTGGAAtctaaacaaacaaaaaaaagatagtgaaagtCATTTTTTCTACTCCTCTCTCtagcttctgtttttttttcctctctctccttgttTTACtttcatactctctctttccttccacCAATTtagataataatattattttgcatCACCATGAAACTCTATATATGAGTGAGGACCAACACTCTTCAATTGCTGCCTCAAGAGTAAAGTCTATtttcaataatattttttgattgTGATAATTTTTTAGACCTctaagagtttagaatcatCCTGGGGTGATTCTCAAACCATGTTACTGTTGATTTGTAGGAGAATGTGTGGTGGACTATGATCCAAAGTTGACTTTATGAGCTTACTCGACAGTTTAAAACTTTACCATAATCAGTCCAGAGAATTTTGGTACTAAAAACCCTCTGATTTGATATCAAGTTACTTTATCAATTCACCTCGAATGGCATCAATTGAAATTTGGACAAGGAAGATATGGATAATATGCCAAAGAAGTGATACTATTGCTTAAACTACCAAATTTGCGGACACTAGTAGTAGCACCAGATGCATCTAATGGTTCAAACGAAACTATCAAGTccatagaaagaaaaatattttagtggAGGAAACTCACTTTACCATGAATTAGGTAccatcaaaatttttaaaacaacTACTTCTAAATATAGAATTTGTTGGGAATAGTCTTCTTGATATAGCACAAGGAATCCCTACTATTTGATATATGCCTTGGTCCTTATTGCATCAAGATATATGACAAACCCACGAAGGAATATGGTAAATGGTCAAACACCAACAAGGTTGAAGAAAAAGCATCATATGGCAGCATTGAGAGCTGTACTAGAACAAACCTAAAGGTCCATACCTCATCATTTGTACGAAGCATTCTTAACACACCAATAATATGTTATCGCATGCTAGAAAACTAATCCACGAGTCCAAGTGCTTAAATTTTGTgacaaaaatatttctttgtttgaTTAGATTAACTTGCAATCAATCAAGGAATCTAGTGCAAATTAGTCTCAAAGATGAGTTTAACATTGTCATTGCAGATGGAGTTTGAGTTTCAAACTTCTTCAATGCATCGATATCTGTAATCAAGTAAAATTTCTAGCTCATACTAAATCACCAACATCAGAGCTTGAATAAGGAAGATATGGCTGAAAACAAAATTGATGCTAATGTTTCCATTTTTGGCAATAAAGACTAGGGTGTTGGTGTGAAACCAACAACAGTGCTCTACAATCAATTGCGATTATTGTTAGTTTGAAATTTGCTACTTTACAAGTCCTATTTAGCCTAGGAGTAAACTCATGCACCCTATTAGCCATCAATATAGGTTCTAATGGCGACATAAGTGCATCAAATGGTCCAGAGTTCTATAAGCTTCTTTAAGGTATGAGATTGCTTATAGAAGGTCACTTTTTTTTAGTGGTATGAGGTTGTGTTGTCGATTCAATTAGTGAGAAGAAaggatttcttttctttcattcatGTTGCCCCCTTATGCAGCCTAAAAGagagggtgaattggattttttaaaattttaaactaTAAGTACAGTGGAAAGATAACTTACTAATGTGTATGTGATGTAAAATGAGAGATATGAGCAATAAGTAAGGTgataaacaaaataaagaaagaacgcAATCAAAGCACCACAAATacaaaagatttatagtggttggGTGCCAAACCAAGtatctacatccactctccaagtcccCTACTTGAAAACTTCACAAACGATTACAATGTCAGATACCACCGGCCAAACACCCTAGCTCTCCAAGCTAGTCACTTATTTTCTGGATACGAGCAAGCCTTACACACACTCCATTTCAAGGTACGGATCAACCTCTCTAAGTTTCAACTCAACTGAATCTTGTCCCACGAAGACAATGAAATACAACATAACAATGATTAATATACAATGTCTACAATTAAAGCTCCTTAGTGAGAAGAAATAAATCAATTAAAAGCCCTTTTGAAATGATGGAAGAAATCTCTTAATGTCCACTCCAACTGGAAATGCTTAATGAATGCTCTTGAAGTGGTTGGTGAAGTTGGATTGAATGCTTCTCACCCAATGAATGCTTTTCTTGCTTTGAATGCTCTTTTCGCTAATTCTTCTTgagtttttctcttatttttcatCTTTTGGAGGCCTATTTATGAAGAGAAGCTGCTGAAAAGTGATTACTAGCTGTTGAAGACAGTTGGAGAAAGGTTGAGCTCATTTAATGCACTTCATTCTCGttggaaaactagccgttacaaccTGCAAGTACAGAGAGGTCGACCTCTGGTCTAGGGGTCGACCTCTAGATGGAACCTAGAGGAAACTTGAAACACCATCCCTCTGTTTTTTGCTTGTGGCACATCAGGGACCGACTTAAAGGTCGACGCTTGGTCCGGCGGTCCACCTTAAGGTCCACACCTAGTCTGTGCCAAGCGTGCCACTCATCTCCAGCatgttggagtcgacctgcagaTCAACattattagatgtatgccctaaaagccaatctgcctgatacattatttattctgaaacataattttgtacttgagtttgttattatttaataatattgggcatctttttcattcatgttgtgtatgtgtccatgaatcgtctaagaaattaataagatgatgatagatattctcaagagttgagaatttgaaccATGTGTCATTGATAATTAATTCCTAAATGCTTCTGATCgatgaatcatcacgaggacggtgattgatctgatgagattagtgcacagattgcttttcttttggatggacgagtctcgagtccacagtgtagggacactgaagtgatagtgcaggtgcttgttagagaacaagagtaccgagcgtgaccaaagcaagaagtcacttggatgtctatccactcgtcagtgacttacttgatgttgcaatgGTATGACTGATCTTTCGACCTGTggtgcctcagctattcacaatgaggttgctgtagtttgactgcacatatacatggtctctagccatatgggttcttgtagtgcagattggctgcagtaggttcactgtaggagtagggtatgcacctatataaaatctatcgatcttgatagataaagagtagtcctatgtgatttatgagattgagttcgtaagatctcggccagggcagtatgtacagtggaaaaagagttttccactctcgaactaaaGTCGAAAAAATCTTAACATATGACAAACAATGGGGTTTGACAGATTATCCATGACATCCGTCTcgtagggatctacgatagaaggactatatCATACAATAGTTGTACCTAGAAGTTTATCTATTTCATTCTGCTGGATtaccactatatgctgctaggtgtcactggtggatggtgagactcacagaaatTATCTTGATGGTCAATGATCCTTGTTGagatgagttggaattgttccaacccattgaaaggagttttcaatgatattgtgatagggataacaatatatctcactaccagacagaataaaaactatgggatcacacacattagaggttttgatcgatctaatggttagattgtgatttggaatcacaataaatcatgattatcaatttgattgataattggtttaacccactaagagttagtgagttgaagaaggaataattgcaattggattgtaatttgattgaatcaatttgacttaattaaattgggcttGACCTTATTAGATAAGGTTTAAGAGTCCTATTtgcagtaggactcctagagtcctaattagattaggactgcaaattataagagtcctacttggagtagggctcctagagttctaattagattaggacttgggAATCTTAATGGATGTAGAATCCTAATTGCAATAGgactccttattagataaggatgAAGAATCCAAATTGCAATAGgactccttattagataaggattaagaaTCCAACTTTTGGCGAGAGCAGTCCATCCCCGATATTCGTCGTGGAGTGCACCCGGGTATAGGCAGCAGAGATCATTCATGCAGGCTTAACACATGAGCCTTTAAGAGCTCGGGGCACCTGGGGCCCCCACTCTACTGAGGTAGCACCtcacacggtgtttttcacctaggAGCCCCCACCCATGAGCTTCtttaaggtcaactttgatggttTTGTGCTGGATGCGGCAGGAGAGGAGGTGCTGAATTTGTCATTAGGGGCCCGAACTTTAGGGTAGTGGCTACTGGTGCATGCCAGATCTTCGATACCTCAGTTCTCTGGAGTAAAGTTGCAGGCGACTTGGGCTGGCCTAAGCCATGCATTGCGAGAGCTATAGGCCAGCTCAATTATATTGGAAGGCGACTAGACCACCGTGATCAGCTGGATCCAAGGTGGCTCGAGTGGCGGTGGAGAGGGACACCCTCTGCTTCGAGATATTTGGGCAATAATGAGTGACAGGGTGGCCTTTCAAGCTAACCATGTATTCAGA
This is a stretch of genomic DNA from Phoenix dactylifera cultivar Barhee BC4 unplaced genomic scaffold, palm_55x_up_171113_PBpolish2nd_filt_p 000527F, whole genome shotgun sequence. It encodes these proteins:
- the LOC103724238 gene encoding tobamovirus multiplication protein 3-like produces the protein MASSVVPNVAAVALTSAANWWDEVNNSPLWQDRIYHTLAGLFGFVGAVALIQLVRIECRVPEYGWTTQKVFHFLNFLVNGVRSVIFAFRRNVQQIKPEIFQHVLLDFPGLAFFTTYALLVLFWAEIYYQARAVSTDGLRPTFYTINGVVYAIQIALWLLLWWKPVRAVLILSKMFFAGVSLFAALGFLLYGGRLFLMLQRFPVESKGRRKKLQEVGYVTTICFSCFLVRCIMMCFNALDKAANLDVLNHPILNFLFYLLVEILPSALVLFILRKLPPKRGITQYHPIH